In Natronococcus sp. AD-5, the genomic window CACCACTTCGAGGACTTCGAGGAGGGGCAAACCTTCGAGAGCGTCGGTCGGACGGTGACGGAGGCCGACTTCGTCATGCACTCGGCGCTCGCCGGCGACTGGACGGAGTTGCACACGAACAAGGAGTACGCGGAGGACGGCCCCTTCGACGCGCGGATCGCCCACGGACCGATGACGTTCGTCCAGGCGACGGGCTTCGTCTACCGCACCGGGATCGTCGAACGGACCGCGTTCGCGTTCCTCGGGATGAACTACATGGATCTGCCGAACCCCGTCTACATCGGCGACACGCTCTCGCTCGAGATCGAGGTCACCGAAACGAAGGAGGTGGGGAGCCGCGACGACGCGGGACTCGTCGTGCTCGACACCGAGATGACCAACCAGGACGACACCGTCGTCTTCCAGGGCGACATGAAGTTCCTGATCAAGACGAAGGGGTAGTCCCCCGCTCCGTCCGTAGTTCTAAGTAGGAACGCTATCGACGTCACCGGCATGCAGACCCGTACCGAGGATTCCGTCCTGTACCTCACGTTCGACAGACCCGACGTTCGCAACGCGTTCACCGAGGACGTCGCTCGCGACCTCGCAGGCGAACTCGAGGACCTCGATCCGGCCGCGCTCGACGCGGTGGTCCTGACCGGGGAGGGCGACGCGTTCAGCGCCGGCGGGGACATCGAGGCGATGGCCGAGCGCGACGAAACCGCGGCCGAGGCATACGACCGCGTCCGCGCGACGCTCGGTCGGGTCGCCGAGGAGATCCTGACCGCGCCGGTTCCGGTCGTCGCGAAGGTCAACGGCGACGCGGTCGGCGCCGGCCTCTCGGTGGTCGCCGCCGCGGACTTCGCCTACGCCGGGGAATCCGCCCGATTCGGCGCGTCGTTCGTCACCGTCGGACTCGTCCCGGATCTGGGCGGTACGGTGACGCTGCCCCGACTCGTGGGCCTGCGAACGGCGAAGGAACTGGCGTTCACCGGCCGACTCGTCGACGCCGCGGAAGCCGAGGCGCTCGACCTCGTCAACGAGACGGTTTCGGACGCGGAACTCGACGCTCGAGTCGCCGACGTTCTCGAGACGCTCGCGTCCAAACCGACCGAAAACGTCGGCCTGGCGAAGCGGGCGATCCACGAGAACCTCGGCCGCTCGTGGCGCGACGGCCTCGAGCGTGAGGCGCACTTCCAGTCGCTGGCGTACGGCACGCCGGCCCACGCGGAGGGGGTCGACGCCTTCCTGCGGGGGCGGTCGCCGGAGT contains:
- a CDS encoding MaoC family dehydratase, yielding MAYSYEPHHFEDFEEGQTFESVGRTVTEADFVMHSALAGDWTELHTNKEYAEDGPFDARIAHGPMTFVQATGFVYRTGIVERTAFAFLGMNYMDLPNPVYIGDTLSLEIEVTETKEVGSRDDAGLVVLDTEMTNQDDTVVFQGDMKFLIKTKG
- a CDS encoding enoyl-CoA hydratase/isomerase family protein — encoded protein: MQTRTEDSVLYLTFDRPDVRNAFTEDVARDLAGELEDLDPAALDAVVLTGEGDAFSAGGDIEAMAERDETAAEAYDRVRATLGRVAEEILTAPVPVVAKVNGDAVGAGLSVVAAADFAYAGESARFGASFVTVGLVPDLGGTVTLPRLVGLRTAKELAFTGRLVDAAEAEALDLVNETVSDAELDARVADVLETLASKPTENVGLAKRAIHENLGRSWRDGLEREAHFQSLAYGTPAHAEGVDAFLRGRSPEFD